The proteins below are encoded in one region of Papio anubis isolate 15944 chromosome 19, Panubis1.0, whole genome shotgun sequence:
- the SERPINB13 gene encoding serpin B13 (The RefSeq protein has 2 substitutions compared to this genomic sequence), protein MDSLGAISTRFGFDLFKELKKTNDGNIFFSPVGLLTAIGMLLLGTRGATASQLEEVFHSEKGTKSSRTKAEDNEVIEKTEAIHQQFQKFLTEISKLTNDYELNIANRLFGEKTYLFLQKYLDYVEKYYHASLEPVDFVNAADESRKKINSWVESKTNETIKDLFPDGSISSSTKLVLVNTVYFKGQWDREFKKENTKEEKFWMNKSTSKSVQMMTQSHSFSFTFLEDLQAKILGIPYKNNDLSMFVLLPNDIDGLEKIIDKISPEKLVEWTSPGHMEERRVNLHLPRFEVEDSYDLEAVLAAMGIGDAFSEHKADYSGMSSLSGLHAQKFLHSSFVAVTEEGTEAAAATGIGFTVTSAPGHENVHCNHPFLFFIRHNESNSILFFGRFSSP, encoded by the exons ATGGATTCACTGGGCGCCATCAGCACTCGATTTgggtttgatcttttcaaagagctgaagaaaacaaatgatggCAACATCTTCTTTTCCCCTGTGGGCCTCTTGACTGCCATTGGCATGCTCCTCCTGGGGACCCGAGGAGCCACCGCTTCCCAGTTGGAGGAG GTATTTCACTCTGAAAAAGGCACGAAGAGCTCAAGAACAAAGGCTGAAGACAACGAGGTG attGAGAAGACAGAAGCAATACATCAACAATTCCAAAAGTTTTTGACTGAAATAAGCAAACTCACTAATGATTATGAACTGAACATAGCCAACAGGCTGTTTGGAGAAAAAACATACCTCTTCCTTCAA AAATACTTAGATTATGTTGAAAAATATTATCATGCATCTCTGGAACCTGTTGATTTTGTAAACGCAGCAGATGAAAGTCGAAAGAAGATTAATTCCTGGgttgaaagcaaaacaaatg AAACAATCAAGGACTTGTTCCCAGATGGCTCTATTAGTAGCTCTACCAAGCTGGTGCTGGTGAACACAGTTTATTTTAAAGGGCAATGGGACAGGgagtttaagaaagaaaatactaaggAAGAGAAATTTTGGATGAATAAG AGCACAAGTAAATCTGTGCAGATGATGACACAGAGCCATTCCTTTAGCTTCACTTTCCTGGAGGACTTGCAGGCCAAAATTCTAGGGATTCCATATAAAAACAATGACCTAAGCATGTTTGTGCTTCTGCCCAACGACATCGATGGTCTGGAGAAG atgatagataaaataAGTCCTGAGAAATTGGTAGAGTGGACTAGTCCAGGGCATATGGAAGAAAGAAGGGTGAATCTGCACTTGCCCCGGTTTGAGGTGGAGGACAGTTACGACCTTGAGGCGGTCCTGGCTGCCATGGGGATAGGCGATGCCTTCAGTGAGCACAAAGCTGACTACTCGGGAATGTCCTCACTCTCCGAGTTGCACGCCCAGAAGTTCCTGCACAGTTCCTTTGTGGCGGTAACTGAAGAAGGCACCGAGGCTGCAGCTGCCACCGGCATAGGCTTTACTGTCACATCCGCCCCAGGTCATGAAAATGTTCACTGCAATCATCCCTTCCTGTTCTTCATCAGGCACAATGAATCCAACAGCATCCTCTTCTTCGGCAGATTTTCTTCTCCTTAA
- the SERPINB13 gene encoding serpin B13 isoform X1: MDSLGAISTRFGFDLFKELKKTNDGNIFFSPVGLLTAIGMLLLGTRGATASQLEEVFHSEKGTKSSRTKAEDNEVVRIKAEGKEIEKTEAIHQQFQKFLTEISKLTNDYELNIANRLFGEKTYLFLQKYLDYVEKYYHASLEPVDFVNAADESRKKINSWVESKTNETIKDLFPDGSISSSTKLVLVNTVYFKGQWDREFKKENTKEEKFWMNKSTSKSVQMMTQSHSFSFTFLEDLQAKILGIPYKNNDLSMFVLLPNDIDGLEKMIDKISPEKLVEWTSPGHMEERRVNLHLPRFEVEDSYDLEAVLAAMGIGDAFSEHKADYSGMSSLSELHAQKFLHSSFVAVTEEGTEAAAATGIGFTVTSAPGHENVHCNHPFLFFIRHNESNSILFFGRFSSP; the protein is encoded by the exons ATGGATTCACTGGGCGCCATCAGCACTCGATTTgggtttgatcttttcaaagagctgaagaaaacaaatgatggCAACATCTTCTTTTCCCCTGTGGGCCTCTTGACTGCCATTGGCATGCTCCTCCTGGGGACCCGAGGAGCCACCGCTTCCCAGTTGGAGGAG GTATTTCACTCTGAAAAAGGCACGAAGAGCTCAAGAACAAAGGCTGAAGACAACGAGGTGGTGAGAATAAAGGCTGAAGGAAAAGAG attGAGAAGACAGAAGCAATACATCAACAATTCCAAAAGTTTTTGACTGAAATAAGCAAACTCACTAATGATTATGAACTGAACATAGCCAACAGGCTGTTTGGAGAAAAAACATACCTCTTCCTTCAA AAATACTTAGATTATGTTGAAAAATATTATCATGCATCTCTGGAACCTGTTGATTTTGTAAACGCAGCAGATGAAAGTCGAAAGAAGATTAATTCCTGGgttgaaagcaaaacaaatg AAACAATCAAGGACTTGTTCCCAGATGGCTCTATTAGTAGCTCTACCAAGCTGGTGCTGGTGAACACAGTTTATTTTAAAGGGCAATGGGACAGGgagtttaagaaagaaaatactaaggAAGAGAAATTTTGGATGAATAAG AGCACAAGTAAATCTGTGCAGATGATGACACAGAGCCATTCCTTTAGCTTCACTTTCCTGGAGGACTTGCAGGCCAAAATTCTAGGGATTCCATATAAAAACAATGACCTAAGCATGTTTGTGCTTCTGCCCAACGACATCGATGGTCTGGAGAAG atgatagataaaataAGTCCTGAGAAATTGGTAGAGTGGACTAGTCCAGGGCATATGGAAGAAAGAAGGGTGAATCTGCACTTGCCCCGGTTTGAGGTGGAGGACAGTTACGACCTTGAGGCGGTCCTGGCTGCCATGGGGATAGGCGATGCCTTCAGTGAGCACAAAGCTGACTACTCGGGAATGTCCTCACTCTCCGAGTTGCACGCCCAGAAGTTCCTGCACAGTTCCTTTGTGGCGGTAACTGAAGAAGGCACCGAGGCTGCAGCTGCCACCGGCATAGGCTTTACTGTCACATCCGCCCCAGGTCATGAAAATGTTCACTGCAATCATCCCTTCCTGTTCTTCATCAGGCACAATGAATCCAACAGCATCCTCTTCTTCGGCAGATTTTCTTCTCCTTAA
- the SERPINB13 gene encoding serpin B13 isoform X2: MGKMRTSLPILPANPLSARPSETIKDLFPDGSISSSTKLVLVNTVYFKGQWDREFKKENTKEEKFWMNKSTSKSVQMMTQSHSFSFTFLEDLQAKILGIPYKNNDLSMFVLLPNDIDGLEKMIDKISPEKLVEWTSPGHMEERRVNLHLPRFEVEDSYDLEAVLAAMGIGDAFSEHKADYSGMSSLSELHAQKFLHSSFVAVTEEGTEAAAATGIGFTVTSAPGHENVHCNHPFLFFIRHNESNSILFFGRFSSP; encoded by the exons ATGGGCAAAATGAGAACCTCCTTGCCGATTCTGCCAGCGAACCCTTTGTCAGCAAGGCCCTCAG AAACAATCAAGGACTTGTTCCCAGATGGCTCTATTAGTAGCTCTACCAAGCTGGTGCTGGTGAACACAGTTTATTTTAAAGGGCAATGGGACAGGgagtttaagaaagaaaatactaaggAAGAGAAATTTTGGATGAATAAG AGCACAAGTAAATCTGTGCAGATGATGACACAGAGCCATTCCTTTAGCTTCACTTTCCTGGAGGACTTGCAGGCCAAAATTCTAGGGATTCCATATAAAAACAATGACCTAAGCATGTTTGTGCTTCTGCCCAACGACATCGATGGTCTGGAGAAG atgatagataaaataAGTCCTGAGAAATTGGTAGAGTGGACTAGTCCAGGGCATATGGAAGAAAGAAGGGTGAATCTGCACTTGCCCCGGTTTGAGGTGGAGGACAGTTACGACCTTGAGGCGGTCCTGGCTGCCATGGGGATAGGCGATGCCTTCAGTGAGCACAAAGCTGACTACTCGGGAATGTCCTCACTCTCCGAGTTGCACGCCCAGAAGTTCCTGCACAGTTCCTTTGTGGCGGTAACTGAAGAAGGCACCGAGGCTGCAGCTGCCACCGGCATAGGCTTTACTGTCACATCCGCCCCAGGTCATGAAAATGTTCACTGCAATCATCCCTTCCTGTTCTTCATCAGGCACAATGAATCCAACAGCATCCTCTTCTTCGGCAGATTTTCTTCTCCTTAA